A single genomic interval of Prunus dulcis chromosome 5, ALMONDv2, whole genome shotgun sequence harbors:
- the LOC117627058 gene encoding VAN3-binding protein-like, with protein sequence MESGYFSAWKSAGSLHGLQHVEEAEEMKIVPTLPAIPQPQTPQEPMEFLSRSWSLSASEISKALAQKQKQFSLEKSPDKFPEATVVPQLTGKIVKSVNNRRTKSMGKWFHHKEFTSSTVKKKDKERVERARVHSAVSIAGVAAALAAVTAAENSSGSGSKTTMALALATELLASHCIEMAELAGANHDRVASAVRSAVDIQSPGDLMTLTAAAATALRGESALKSRLPKEARKNAAISPYDRGMVEIPSASAFYSQVEEQDPPCVGELLQLTGKGVLQWKRVSVYINNKSQVIVKLKRKHVGGAFSKKNKSVVYGVCDETSAWPYKKEREISEEVYFGLKTGQGLLEFKCKNKVHKQKWVDGIKNLLRRVNYFEETEHSLGFLNISNSI encoded by the exons ATGGAAAGTGGTTATTTTTCAGCTTGGAAGAGTGCTGGTTCTTTGCATGGGCTACAACATGTAGAGGAAGCTGAGGAGATGAAAATAGTGCCAACCTTGCCTGCAATCCCTCAGCCACAAACACCACAGGAGCCTATGGAGTTTTTGTCAAGGTCATGGAGTCTTTCTGCTTCAGAAATCTCAAAGGCCCTTGCTCAAAAGCAGAAGCAATTTTCTCTTGAAAAAAGTCCTGACAAATTCCCAGAAGCAACTGTTGTGCCACAACTG ACAGGAAAGATTGTAAAGTCTGTTAATAATCGGAGAACGAAGTCAATGGGCAAATGGTTCCACCATAAGGAGTTCACTAGTAGCAcagtgaagaagaaagataaggAAAGGGTAGAAAGAGCACGAGTGCATTCTGCTGTCTCCATTGCAGGAGTTGCTGCAGCCTTGGCAGCTGTAACTGCAGCAGAAAACTCCAGTGGTTCTGGCTCAAAAACGACCAtggctttggctttggctACAGAGTTGCTGGCATCACATTGCATTGAAATGGCTGAATTAGCCGGAGCTAATCATGACCGTGTGGCATCTGCTGTTAGATCAGCAGTGGACATTCAAAGTCCTGGTGACCTTATGACTCTTACAGCAGCAGCTGCTACAG CTTTGCGAGGGGAATCGGCTTTGAAATCAAGGTTACCGAAAGAAGCAAGAAAGAATGCTGCTATTAGTCCCTATGATCGGGGAATGGTTGAAATTCCTTCAGCTAGTGCTTTTTATAGTCAAGTAGAGGAGCAGGATCCTCCCTGTGTTGGAGAACTACTGCAACTTACAGGAAAAG GTGTTTTACAATGGAAACGTGTCTCTGTCTATATCAACAATAAATCTCAG GTTATAGTTAAACTCAAGCGTAAACATGTTGGAGGAGCAttctccaagaaaaataaaa GTGTTGTTTATGGAGTCTGTGATGAGACTTCTGCTTGGCCGtataagaaagaaagggaaattTCAGAAGAGGTCTATTTCGGGCTCAAAACTGGACAGGGTCTACTAGAGTTCAAGTGCAAGAACAAGGTTCATAAGCAGAAATGGGTTGATGGGATCAAAAATCTTCTTCGTCGAGTCAACTACTTTGAAGAAACTGAGCACTCTCTGGGATTTTTAAATATCAGTAATAGTATATGA